The proteins below are encoded in one region of Macrococcus armenti:
- the opp4A gene encoding oligopeptide ABC transporter substrate-binding protein, translating to MKKKFKFFSVLMLALVLVLAACGGGKKTEDTGKTGAKSGKTEKSDAKGGTLNVALDAAPEGNFQSIFAGSEVDSRVISYFNDGLVDYDDELEMKPYLLSWKDKGDGKTYEFKLKKGVKWHDGNELTINDWIFTLETLADKDYDGPRYTGVQDVQGAQAKHEGKADKVSGIKKIDDYTAEITFEKKKVNNLLNLWTSAPISEKVFKDIPVKDMAKSAEVRKNPIGIGPFKVKKIVDGESVEFEKFKDYWQGEPKLDKINLRVVEQTSLVQALESGEVDMASVTAPIAKEVKESGNEKLQVLESPSVSYMIIGFVLNDFDKKALKIGKERPKYQDLKLRKAMAHAINRDEWIKAFLYGYGEKINGLIPSEHWVAADKDQLDDYKYDPKEAEKLLDEAGYKDKDGDGFREDPQGKPFEVNLKHYAGSNPTFEPRTAALKGYWEKVGLKTKVQMVEFGKFGTDLENADKSMEVYFRSWSQGADPDPSGLYRSDALWNESRYNNPEADKLLDDALDFDKVGTDKEKRKDLYVKWQQLMNKELPVIPVAELVDTTVVNDRVKNYEVSLKGTNPIYEWAVEDKK from the coding sequence ATGAAGAAGAAGTTTAAGTTTTTTAGTGTATTAATGTTAGCTTTAGTCTTAGTACTTGCTGCTTGTGGTGGCGGTAAGAAAACGGAAGACACAGGTAAAACGGGTGCTAAAAGTGGTAAGACTGAAAAAAGTGATGCTAAAGGCGGAACTTTAAATGTAGCTTTAGATGCTGCTCCTGAAGGTAACTTCCAGTCAATCTTTGCAGGCAGTGAAGTAGATTCTAGAGTAATCAGTTACTTTAACGACGGATTAGTAGATTATGATGATGAGTTAGAAATGAAACCTTACTTACTTTCATGGAAAGATAAAGGGGACGGAAAAACTTACGAATTCAAACTGAAAAAAGGCGTTAAATGGCACGATGGTAATGAACTTACAATTAACGACTGGATCTTCACTTTAGAAACATTAGCGGATAAAGACTATGACGGTCCACGTTACACTGGTGTACAAGATGTTCAAGGTGCACAAGCGAAACACGAAGGTAAAGCAGACAAAGTTTCAGGTATTAAGAAAATTGATGACTACACTGCAGAAATCACTTTCGAAAAGAAAAAAGTTAACAACTTATTAAACTTATGGACATCAGCTCCAATCAGTGAAAAAGTATTCAAAGATATTCCAGTAAAAGATATGGCGAAATCAGCTGAGGTTCGTAAAAACCCTATCGGTATCGGGCCATTCAAAGTTAAGAAAATCGTTGACGGTGAGTCTGTAGAATTTGAAAAGTTTAAAGACTACTGGCAAGGTGAACCTAAACTAGATAAAATTAATTTACGCGTTGTAGAACAAACTTCATTAGTACAAGCTTTAGAAAGTGGAGAAGTTGATATGGCTTCAGTTACTGCACCAATCGCAAAAGAAGTTAAAGAGTCTGGAAATGAAAAACTTCAAGTATTAGAATCTCCTTCTGTAAGCTACATGATTATCGGATTCGTATTAAATGATTTCGATAAGAAAGCATTAAAGATTGGTAAAGAACGTCCGAAATATCAAGACTTGAAATTACGTAAAGCAATGGCACATGCAATTAACCGAGATGAATGGATCAAAGCATTCTTGTATGGTTATGGTGAGAAAATCAATGGTTTAATTCCTTCAGAACACTGGGTAGCAGCTGATAAAGATCAATTAGATGATTACAAATATGATCCGAAAGAAGCTGAAAAGTTACTTGATGAAGCTGGTTACAAAGATAAAGATGGCGACGGATTCCGTGAAGATCCTCAAGGTAAGCCGTTTGAAGTGAACTTGAAACACTATGCAGGTTCTAACCCAACATTCGAACCACGTACTGCAGCATTAAAAGGGTACTGGGAAAAAGTTGGTTTAAAAACAAAAGTACAAATGGTAGAGTTCGGTAAATTTGGAACTGACTTAGAAAATGCTGATAAGAGCATGGAAGTATACTTCCGTAGCTGGTCTCAAGGTGCTGACCCAGACCCATCTGGATTATACCGTTCAGATGCATTATGGAATGAGTCACGCTACAACAATCCAGAAGCTGATAAGTTATTAGATGACGCATTAGACTTCGATAAAGTTGGTACAGATAAAGAAAAACGTAAAGATTTATACGTGAAATGGCAACAATTAATGAATAAAGAATTACCAGTAATTCCAGTTGCTGAATTGGTTGATACTACAGTTGTTAATGATCGAGTTAAAAACTATGAAGTATCACTTAAAGGTACTAACCCAATTTACGAGTGGGCTGTTGAAGACAAAAAATAA
- a CDS encoding ABC transporter ATP-binding protein: MSERRIIEVNDLKVGFDIKGEFYNAVDGVSFTIDRGEVMGIVGESGCGKSVLSMSLMKLLPEKISRISGGEIIYKGENIEEKSEQEINKFRGKEISMIFQEPMTSLNPVFTIGNQLIEMIQLHLKLDKQQARERAIELLRQVGIPRAEKIVDEYPHQLSGGMRQRVMIALAISCMPSLLIADEPTTALDVTVQAQILELLKDVQTKTEMSIIFISHDLGVISEVCDTVAVMYAGRIIEKAKVSEVFKNPKHPYTQLLLKSIPKLDEEVERLETIKGIVPSITELRTDGCRFAERCPFAMDHCYTTTPKASEFEDGHVAYCHLYNDVKEEVVK, from the coding sequence ATGAGCGAAAGAAGAATTATAGAAGTTAATGATCTAAAAGTTGGATTCGATATAAAGGGCGAATTTTATAATGCGGTTGACGGTGTATCATTCACGATTGACCGTGGTGAAGTAATGGGGATCGTAGGAGAATCTGGTTGTGGTAAATCAGTATTAAGTATGTCTCTTATGAAACTTCTTCCAGAGAAAATCTCAAGAATTTCAGGTGGAGAAATTATTTATAAAGGCGAAAATATTGAAGAAAAATCAGAACAGGAAATCAATAAATTTCGTGGTAAAGAAATCTCGATGATTTTCCAGGAGCCAATGACTTCACTTAACCCAGTATTTACGATCGGTAATCAGTTGATTGAAATGATTCAGCTGCATCTGAAATTAGATAAACAGCAGGCGCGTGAACGTGCAATAGAATTATTAAGACAAGTTGGAATTCCTCGTGCGGAAAAAATAGTTGATGAATACCCCCATCAACTATCAGGTGGTATGCGTCAGCGTGTTATGATTGCGCTTGCCATTTCATGTATGCCAAGTTTATTAATTGCAGATGAGCCGACTACAGCTTTAGACGTAACGGTTCAAGCTCAAATATTAGAGTTGTTAAAAGATGTTCAAACTAAAACTGAAATGTCTATTATTTTTATTTCTCATGATTTAGGTGTTATATCAGAAGTGTGTGATACGGTTGCGGTAATGTATGCTGGTCGTATTATTGAAAAAGCGAAAGTTTCAGAAGTATTTAAAAACCCGAAACATCCATACACACAATTATTACTTAAATCAATTCCGAAGTTAGACGAAGAAGTTGAGCGTCTTGAAACAATTAAAGGTATTGTGCCTTCCATCACAGAATTAAGAACAGACGGATGTCGTTTTGCTGAGAGATGTCCATTTGCAATGGATCATTGCTATACAACTACTCCTAAAGCGTCTGAATTTGAAGATGGTCATGTTGCATATTGTCATCTTTATAATGACGTTAAAGAGGAGGTCGTGAAGTAA
- a CDS encoding ABC transporter ATP-binding protein: protein MEKKTILEVKDLKQHYPIKGGFFKRTIGHVKAVDGISFKILEGETMGLVGESGCGKSTAGRTILRLHDATDGTINFLGQDITKLKGKELREARKGFQMVFQDPYASLNPMQMVGDIVGEPIRNYYGKKMSEIEDEVKDLLNRVGLNEDAYYRYAHEFSGGQRQRIGIARALALKPKLIIADEPVSALDVSVQSQVLNIMDDLQKEFNLSYLFIAHDLSVVKHVSDYIGVMYLGHIVEQGPADEVYSNPQHPYTKALISAIPEIDPEKRKERIILKGDLPSPADPPTGCPFHTRCPVAKAECKTIKPRSVQVSERHFASCILLEEGSVVDDSVNH, encoded by the coding sequence ATGGAAAAAAAGACGATTCTGGAAGTTAAAGATTTAAAACAGCATTACCCGATTAAAGGTGGATTCTTCAAACGTACGATCGGTCACGTTAAAGCTGTTGACGGCATCTCGTTTAAAATCCTTGAAGGAGAAACGATGGGTCTTGTTGGTGAATCTGGTTGTGGTAAGTCAACAGCCGGACGTACAATATTAAGATTACATGATGCGACGGATGGAACAATTAATTTCCTTGGACAGGATATTACAAAGCTTAAAGGAAAAGAACTTCGTGAAGCACGTAAAGGCTTCCAGATGGTGTTCCAGGATCCTTATGCGTCACTTAATCCAATGCAGATGGTTGGAGATATTGTAGGTGAGCCGATTCGCAATTATTACGGTAAAAAGATGAGTGAAATTGAAGATGAAGTAAAAGATTTATTAAATCGCGTTGGCTTAAATGAAGATGCTTATTATCGATATGCACATGAATTCTCTGGAGGTCAGCGTCAAAGGATTGGTATTGCACGTGCACTTGCACTTAAACCAAAACTGATTATCGCAGATGAACCGGTTAGTGCCCTTGACGTGTCAGTTCAATCTCAAGTATTAAACATTATGGACGACCTTCAGAAAGAATTTAATTTAAGCTATTTATTCATTGCCCATGACTTAAGTGTCGTAAAACACGTGAGTGATTATATTGGCGTAATGTATCTTGGGCATATCGTAGAACAAGGTCCTGCTGATGAAGTTTACAGTAACCCTCAGCACCCATATACGAAAGCATTAATTTCAGCAATTCCTGAAATTGATCCTGAAAAACGTAAAGAACGTATCATATTAAAAGGGGATCTCCCTTCACCAGCTGATCCGCCGACAGGATGTCCGTTCCATACGAGATGTCCGGTTGCTAAAGCGGAATGTAAGACAATTAAACCAAGAAGTGTTCAAGTGAGTGAACGTCATTTTGCTTCTTGTATCTTACTTGAAGAAGGGAGTGTCGTAGATGATTCAGTTAATCATTAG
- the opp4B gene encoding oligopeptide ABC transporter permease, which translates to MIQLIIRRLLLMIPLLFLTSIVIFGISKLQPGDAFTGMMDPKNAKSGYIEEQREKLGLNDPIHVQYMKWGQNVLKGDLGDSIRYKRPVMDLIKERMPNTILLGVVTLIITYLIAFPLGILSGRKPYTFIDYAIQFFNYLMLAVPSFVAGVFAIYVFAFQLGWFPFSGSVSIGLEEGSMQYYLSKLYHAILPGTILGILSTASYVQFLRNDIIENSRKDYTRTARAKGLSKSKIYNKHILRNSIIPIVTFFGADVLSIFGGAVITETIFSYPGIGKLLVDSISGKDYPLMMALLLFFSFLGLLANLISDIAYSIVDPRIKSN; encoded by the coding sequence ATGATTCAGTTAATCATTAGACGTTTATTATTGATGATTCCATTATTATTCTTAACATCTATCGTTATTTTTGGGATTTCTAAATTACAGCCAGGTGATGCTTTCACTGGAATGATGGATCCGAAAAATGCGAAATCTGGATATATTGAAGAGCAACGTGAAAAATTAGGATTAAATGATCCGATTCATGTTCAGTACATGAAATGGGGACAAAATGTTCTTAAAGGAGATTTAGGAGATTCTATCCGTTATAAACGTCCAGTAATGGATTTAATTAAAGAAAGAATGCCAAACACGATTTTATTAGGTGTTGTAACACTTATCATTACTTATTTAATCGCGTTTCCGCTAGGTATACTTTCAGGTAGAAAGCCTTATACATTTATCGATTATGCGATACAGTTTTTTAACTACTTAATGCTTGCAGTACCATCGTTCGTTGCAGGTGTATTTGCGATTTATGTATTTGCATTCCAACTAGGATGGTTCCCGTTCTCTGGTTCAGTATCAATCGGTCTTGAAGAAGGATCGATGCAGTATTACTTAAGTAAACTGTATCATGCAATTTTACCAGGTACAATTTTAGGGATATTATCAACAGCAAGTTACGTACAATTTTTACGTAATGACATTATTGAAAACTCTCGTAAAGACTACACAAGAACAGCACGTGCGAAAGGTTTATCTAAATCAAAAATTTACAACAAGCACATCTTAAGAAACTCGATTATTCCAATCGTAACGTTCTTTGGTGCAGATGTATTATCAATCTTTGGTGGAGCAGTTATTACTGAAACAATCTTCTCATATCCAGGTATCGGTAAATTATTAGTAGATTCAATCAGTGGTAAAGACTATCCATTAATGATGGCATTATTATTATTCTTCTCTTTCTTAGGTTTACTTGCGAACTTAATTTCAGATATCGCATACAGTATTGTAGACCCAAGAATTAAGAGTAACTAG
- the opp4C gene encoding oligopeptide ABC transporter permease, translating into MNTVKTEQVNVKTKKVAKSPLQIARAKFMKNKVAMGALITLFTIFIISLLSPLLAPYDPNLQNLVLIKGDMSAEHWLGTDAGGRDIFSRLLYSGRVSLIFGLVTTVGLLIIGVLIGMISGYYGGWVDTILMRFTEFVMLFPFLPFAIVLNATFSDKIKNPYGSAMILAAVLIALSWVGIARLVRGKVMQEKENEYFLAAKSIGTPTYKILFKHLFPNILSVIIVQATLLFAVQIVAEAGLSFLGFGIDKSTPTWGNMLSDAQEGDILRGKPWIWMPPAIAITVTILCINFIGEGIKDAMNPKSNR; encoded by the coding sequence ATGAATACAGTTAAAACAGAACAAGTAAACGTTAAAACTAAAAAAGTAGCAAAGTCACCTCTGCAAATCGCACGTGCAAAATTTATGAAAAATAAAGTAGCAATGGGTGCATTAATAACATTATTTACAATCTTTATTATTTCGTTATTATCACCGTTACTAGCACCATATGATCCAAATTTACAGAACTTAGTACTTATCAAAGGAGATATGAGTGCTGAGCATTGGTTAGGTACAGATGCAGGTGGTCGTGATATATTCAGTCGTCTATTATACTCTGGACGCGTATCATTAATCTTCGGTTTAGTAACGACAGTTGGATTACTGATTATCGGTGTATTAATCGGTATGATATCTGGATACTACGGTGGCTGGGTTGATACGATACTCATGCGTTTCACTGAATTCGTAATGTTATTCCCATTCTTACCATTCGCAATTGTATTAAACGCAACATTCAGCGATAAAATTAAAAACCCATACGGCTCAGCAATGATTTTAGCTGCGGTATTAATCGCATTATCATGGGTCGGAATTGCAAGGCTAGTACGTGGTAAAGTAATGCAGGAGAAAGAAAATGAGTATTTCTTAGCCGCAAAATCAATCGGAACACCGACATATAAGATTTTATTCAAACATTTATTCCCGAACATCTTAAGCGTTATTATCGTACAGGCAACATTATTATTCGCAGTACAGATCGTAGCAGAAGCAGGTTTAAGTTTCTTAGGATTCGGTATCGATAAATCTACACCGACATGGGGGAATATGTTATCAGATGCGCAGGAAGGGGATATCCTTCGTGGTAAGCCATGGATCTGGATGCCACCAGCGATTGCGATTACAGTAACAATCCTTTGCATTAACTTCATTGGTGAAGGTATTAAAGATGCAATGAACCCTAAATCAAATCGATAG
- a CDS encoding DUF2087 domain-containing protein: MEDLKLRFFKDNKLVQIPKKEKDKILLFDWFVTLFDASKTYTEKEINEVIKRIYDDYAIIRRYMVDYGYLKRTDDGKSYERVK, encoded by the coding sequence ATGGAAGATTTAAAGTTAAGATTTTTTAAAGATAATAAACTTGTACAAATACCTAAAAAAGAGAAAGATAAGATTCTGCTCTTTGATTGGTTTGTCACGTTATTTGATGCATCAAAAACTTATACAGAGAAAGAAATTAATGAAGTGATAAAACGCATATATGACGATTATGCAATAATCAGAAGATACATGGTAGATTACGGTTATTTGAAAAGAACAGATGACGGAAAAAGTTATGAAAGGGTGAAGTGA